CCAACCTCTTGACTGGGACCACGGAATTTACGGCTATCTGAATTATTGGTATCAAAAAGAAGGCAGAAATATAATACCAGTGCACGGTAAATCGGATAGCCTGATAAGCTGGGGTAAACCCGGATTGACATATCTGATGTGGGTGGTGGTAAAACTGTGCGGAGCTAATCCAAGGAAGATAAGAGATTTTGATTCGGCGTATTATCTCCTGAATACGCTTGGAGTATTTTGGCTGGGGAAAGTTGCATTTAGCGTCGAAGTCGGATTGGCTGCTGCCGGCATATATGCTTTTTATTCGAGCGTTCCATTCACGTGGACAGCGGACGAAAATCCGGAAAACTATCAAACGCTGTTTATTACCCTTTCAACCGCAGCTTTTATACAATACGTAAGAACCGGTTCAGACATTTGGCTGGTTTTCTCAGGGGTGACCGCATTTCTAACTATACTTTTAAAGCAGAACAGCACGCTGTATTTTGCGGGATTTGGATACCTGCAGCTGTTTATGTTAAATGACTACACAGGTTTTTTACTTTTCACCGGCAGCGTTACGGTTCCCCATTTGCTCCTCTTCGGATTTTATATGAGCAGGGGCTATTCCCTTAAATGGCTTTTAGGAACTTTTCTTATCTATCCTTCGCTTCACTCAATTTCATATATAATGAACCTCACGCGGGAAAAAGGTAAATGGGTTACTCATAAAGATAAGTTGTCGAAGTTGATACAGCTAAAAATAAACGTCTCCGCATATATGAAAGAATCTTCTCCTCTCTGGCTCGCTGGAATATTAGGATTGGCGTATATAAGTTATAATGAAACAGGATATACCAATTTTATCTTTTTGAGTTTATTCTCCGGAATAATTTTAGGATACTTCCTGCCTCACAAATTCTTCCCAAACTACTTTATTCCGTTTACTCCGGTTTTGGCAGTTGCCGCATCGTATTGGATAATAGAAAGTGCGACCTTAAATTTGGGCGTAGCGGATGGCTATCTGACTATTTCAGCTTCTTTAGCGTTAGCGGGTCTTGCCGTTCTGTCAATTTCACCGTTATACGCGTATTTTTTCAAATCTACTCCATCCGAACAGGCGCTTTATCAATATAAACACAGCCTACCGAACTTCCTGGCTTCGGAGGAGATAGCAAACCATATTAAAGAAAACACATCTCCTGAGGATACGATATTTGTCTGGTGCTATAACCCGGAGATCTATTTCCTCTCCGAGAGACGTTCAGCTGTAGGGCATTTGCTTTTCAATCGTGGTATAACGAGAACGATTATCGATATGAGTTTCGAAGAGATCTATTTGAGGATGATAGATGACCTTGTTTTAAACGAAGCAAAATACATCGTTTTGATAACCGGCGG
This genomic interval from Candidatus Neomarinimicrobiota bacterium contains the following:
- a CDS encoding glycosyltransferase family 39 protein, with the translated sequence MQAIHFILLTGILSFNWWLRSRFRNQPLDWDHGIYGYLNYWYQKEGRNIIPVHGKSDSLISWGKPGLTYLMWVVVKLCGANPRKIRDFDSAYYLLNTLGVFWLGKVAFSVEVGLAAAGIYAFYSSVPFTWTADENPENYQTLFITLSTAAFIQYVRTGSDIWLVFSGVTAFLTILLKQNSTLYFAGFGYLQLFMLNDYTGFLLFTGSVTVPHLLLFGFYMSRGYSLKWLLGTFLIYPSLHSISYIMNLTREKGKWVTHKDKLSKLIQLKINVSAYMKESSPLWLAGILGLAYISYNETGYTNFIFLSLFSGIILGYFLPHKFFPNYFIPFTPVLAVAASYWIIESATLNLGVADGYLTISASLALAGLAVLSISPLYAYFFKSTPSEQALYQYKHSLPNFLASEEIANHIKENTSPEDTIFVWCYNPEIYFLSERRSAVGHLLFNRGITRTIIDMSFEEIYLRMIDDLVLNEAKYIVLITGGMSTDLIKKLTGLEYEMDKRFNTRLGVDDSRAYTTYKLNSASFVPALSKMGEKDYNSGNNSRALEIFEKLVRIEPSNAEYKVSLATVLWAEDEKEKAREQIDRVLSLDPEYKDAIISFAEMARDESDRKMAVSYFENYLTTEGYDPEIEVYLSDFNNELKVEIE